Proteins from a genomic interval of Musa acuminata AAA Group cultivar baxijiao chromosome BXJ1-9, Cavendish_Baxijiao_AAA, whole genome shotgun sequence:
- the LOC103997117 gene encoding protein VACUOLELESS1 isoform X2 has protein sequence MTSVSVAGEWQLLYNRFYRKLTIYTMQWGRIDLSRHRIAAAPFGGPVAAIRDDSKIVQLYAESARRKLLIFNAAGRALASAIWDRPGGRLVGMAWTDDQVLVCVVQDGTVYRYNVHAELCAPQFSMGKECFEQGVVDCVFWGNGMVCITEGFLIFCVPDFKNPVPCRLSDPGIDEYPLCVAVIDPQYTMSGNVEVLLGVGDHVLLVEEDGVQQLGVGVGPFQKMAVSQNGKYLATFTHDGRLLVILTDFSKIIFEYTCESALPPEQISWCGLDSVLLYWDERELLMVGPHGHPVSYLYDEPIRLIPECDGVRLLSNSSMEFLQRVPDSTVSIFQVGSTLPAALLYDALEHFDRCSSKADENLRLIRSSLAEAVETCIDAAGHEFDVSRQRTLLRAASYGRAFCSQFPRDHFQEMCKILRVLNAVRNHEIGIPLSIQQYKLLTAPVLIGRLINANHHLVALRISEYLNLNPEVVIMHWACAKITASPAIQDSALLEILLDKLKLCKGISYAAIAAHADNSGRRKLAAMIVDHEPHSSKQVPLLLSIEEEDSALVKAIESGDTDLVYLVLFHIWQKKPALDFFGTINARPLARDLFISYSRYYKHEFLKDFFLSTGRLQDVAFLLLKESWKLEKNPMASKGSPLHGPRIRLIEQTQKLFSETKEHNFESKAAEEHAKLLRLQHDLEVSTKQAIFVDSSISDTIRTCIVLGNHREAMRVRTEFKVSEKRWYWLKAFALATVRDWDALEKFSKEKRPPGGYKPFVEACIDADEKAEAIKYIPKLTEPRERSEAYARIGMAKEAADAASQAKDSELFGRLKLTLAQNAAASSIFDTLRDRLSFQGVY, from the exons ATGACGTCCGTCTCCGTTGCCGGGGAGTGGCAGCTCCTCTACAACCGCTTCTACCGCAAGCTAACCATCTACACGATGCAGTGGGGCCGCATCGACCTCTCCCGCCACCGTATCGCCGCTGCACCCTTTGGCGGCCCCGTCGCGGCCATCCGCGACGATTCCAAGATTGTCCAGCTCTACGCCGAGTCCGCCCGCCGCAAGCTCCTCATCTTCAACGCCGCCGGTCGCGCCCTCGCCTCCGCCATCTGGGACCGCCCAGGCGGCCGCCTTGTCGGCATGGCCTGGACCGATGATCAGGTCCTCGTCTGCGTTGTCCAGGACGGCACCGTCTACCGCTATAACGTCCACGCCGAGCTCTGCGCCCCCCAGTTCTCCATGGGGAAGGAATGTTTCGAGCAGGGCGTCGTGGATTGCGTCTTTTGGGGGAACGGCATGGTGTGCATCACCGAGGGGTTCCTGATCTTCTGCGTCCCCGACTTCAAGAATCCGGTGCCGTGCAGGCTCTCTGATCCAGGGATCGATGAGTATCCGCTGTGCGTGGCGGTGATCGATCCGCAATACACGATGTCCGGGAACGTGGAGGTGCTGCTCGGGGTGGGGGATCACGTGCTGCTGGTGGAGGAGGACGGGGTGCAGCAGCTGGGGGTCGGAGTTGGGCCTTTCCAGAAAATGGCTGTCTCTCAGAATGGGAAGTATCTCGCAACATTCACACATGATGGCCGGCTTCTGGTCATTTTGACGGATTTCtccaaaatcatctttgaatacaCCTGCGAG TCTGCCTTACCTCCAGAACAGATATCTTGGTGCGGGTTGGACAGTGTGCTACTCTATTGGGATGAAAGAGAGCTTCTTATGGTGGGCCCTCATGGACATCCAGTGAGCTATTTGTATGATGAACCGATAAGACTCATTCCTGAGTGTGATGGAGTGAGACTTCTTTCAAATTCAAGCATGGAGTTCCTACAACGAGTTCCTGACTCTACTGTTTCTATCTTTCAAGTTGGTAGCACATTGCCAGCAGCTTTGCTATATGATGCTTTGGAGCACTTTGATAGATGCAGTTCTAAG GCTGATGAAAACTTACGATTGATCCGATCCTCTCTGGCTGAGGCAGTTGAGACTTGTATAGATGCTGCTGGGCATGAATTTGATGTTTCACGCCAACGGACACTGCTGAGAGCTGCTAGCTATGGTCGGGCCTTTTGCAG TCAGTTTCCACGAGACCATTTTCAAGAAATGTGCAAAATACTACGAGTACTAAATGCTGTTCGCAACCATGAGATTGGTATCCCCCTTAGCATTCAACAATACAAG TTGCTTACTGCACCAGTATTGATTGGGCGGTTGATCAATGCCAACCACCATCTTGTGGCTTTGCGAATTTCTGAGTACCTTAACTTAAATCCG GAGGTGGTTATAATGCACTGGGCATGTGCAAAGATAACCGCTTCACCAGCTATTCAAGACTCTGCTCTTCTGGAAATCTTGCTTGACAAG CTAAAATTATGCAAAGGCATATCTTATGCTGCGATTGCTGCTCATGCAGACAACAGTGGGCGCCGAAAGTTAGCTGCAATGATTGTTGATCATgagccacattcttccaagcag GTTCCTTTACTACTAAgcatagaagaggaggattctgccCTGGTAAAGGCAATTGAAAGTGGTGATACAGACCTTGTCTATCTTGTTCTGTTTCATATCTGGCAGAAG AAGCCGGCTTTGGATTTTTTTGGAACGATAAATGCAAGACCTTTAGCTcgtgatttatttatatcatattcAAG GTATTATAAGCATGAGTTCCTGAAGGATTTTTTTCTTTCCACAGGTCGACTCCAA GATGTTGCTTTTCTTTTGTTAAAGGAATCATGGAAGTTAGAAAAGAATCCAATGGCAAGCAAAGGATCTCCCCTCCACGGTCCACGGATAAGGCTTATTGAGCAAACTCAAAAACTTTTTTCTGAAACAAAGGAACATAACTTTGAATCAAAAGCTGCTGAAGAACATGCAAAGTTGTTAAG ACTGCAACACGACTTAGAAGTCTCCACAAAACAGGCAATATTTGTTGATTCTAGCATCAGTGATACTATACGAACATGCATTGTGCTGGGAAACCATCGAGAGGCAATGCGAGTGAGGACAGAATTCAAG GTTTCTGAGAAGCGGTGGTACTGGCTGAAAGCATTTGCGCTTGCCACAGTTAGAGACTGGGATGCACTTGAAAAATTTTCAAAGGAGAAGAGACCACCTGGCG GCTATAAACCTTTTGTGGAAGCATGTATTGATGCTGATGAGAAAGCAGAAGCCATCAAGTACATTCCAAAACTTACAGAGCCTCGGGAAAGAtcagag GCATATGCACGGATTGGCATGGCTAAGGAAGCTGCTGATGCTGCTTCTCAGGCTAAAGATAGTGAACTGTTTGGCCGGTTAAAGCTGACTCTGGCTCAAAATGCTGCTGCATCATCCATTTTCGACACCTTGAGGGATCGATTATCATTTCAAGGAGTATATTAA
- the LOC103997116 gene encoding 3-hydroxyisobutyryl-CoA hydrolase-like protein 5, whose protein sequence is MAREHSNSEEVVLAAEVGHARLITLNRPRQLNVISSRVVFLLAQFLEKWEKDDDSQLVIFKGAGRAFCAGGDLKMFYEGRKDDSCLEVVYRMYWLCYHIHTYKKPMVALANGIVMGGGASMVVPTKISVVTEKTVFSVPEASIGLHTDCSFSYILPRLSGYLGEFLALTSARLNGKEMIAAGLATHFVPSEKLHELENCLVNLSSTDEDSIRAIVEEFSLNVQPDEESILNKLSTIDKCFCEESVEEIIKSFEAESKMDGNEWISPILKGLKRSSPTGLKITLKSIRGGRKRTLAECLKNEFRLTMNLLRSVISSDVYEGIRALSIDKDNAPKWNPSSFQEVSREKVDLVFEPFADELELQIPTDEKSRWSGKYEDTVYPSLK, encoded by the exons ATGGCTCGAGAACACAGCAACTCCGAGGAG GTCGTTCTTGCAGCGGAGGTAGGGCATGCGCGGTTGATCACCTTGAACCGCCCTCGGCAGCTCAATGTCATCTCGTCCAGAGTG GTTTTTCTTCTGGCTCAGTTCTTGGAGAAGTGGGAGAAGGATGACGATTCCCAACTGGTCATTTTCAAG GGCGCCGGACGTGCCTTTTGTGCAGGTGGCGATCTGAAGATGTTCTACGAGGGGAGAAAAG ATGATTCCTGCCTTGAGGTGGTATACAGAATGTACTGGTTGTGTTATCACATCCACACGTATAAGAAACCCATG GTTGCCCTCGCTAATGGAATAGTCATGGGCGGAGGTGCTTCTATGGTTGTCCCAACAAAAATTTCTGTCGTCACAGAGAAAACG GTTTTTAGTGTGCCTGAAGCAAGCATCGGACTTCATACAGACTGCAGCTTTTCTTATATTCTTCCACGCCTTTCTGGATATTTGG GGGAGTTCTTGGCTTTAACTAGTGCAAGATTGAATGGGAAGGAAATGATTGCAGCAGGACTTGCAACACATTTTGTTCCATCAGag AAATTGCATGAGCTAGAAAATTGTTTGGTGAACTTGAGCTCTACGGACGAGGATTCTATCAGAGCAATAGTGGAAGAATTTTCACTAAATGTTCAGCCTGATGAAGAAAGCATCTTGAACAA GCTATCAACAATTGATAAATGCTTCTGCGAGGAGTCTGTGGAAGagataattaaatcattt GAAGCTGAGTCAAAAATGGACGGAAACGAATGGATCTCTCCTATTCTCAAAGGGCTAAAGAGATCTTCTCCCACTGGGTTGAAGATAACATTAAAATCC ATTCGAGGAGGAAGAAAGCGAACTTTAGCTGAATGTCTAAAAAATGAATTCAGACTCACCATGAATCTGCTAAGATCAGTCATTTCTTCTGACGTTTACGAG GGCATCAGAGCACTCAGCATCGATAAGGACAACGCCCCCaag TGGAATCCGTCGAGCTTCCAAGAAGTGAGCCGCGAGAAAGTTGACCTTGTTTTTGAACCATTTGCTGATGAACTGGAACTTCAGATACCGACCGATGAAAAGAGCAG GTGGAGTGGGAAGTACGAGGACACGGTCTATCCAAGCCTGAAATGA
- the LOC135594478 gene encoding WUSCHEL-related homeobox 9-like gives MASSNRHWPSMFKSKPCNAHHQWQHDINAYQQRTPYASGDGCEERSPEPKPRWNPKPEQIRILEAIFNSGMVNPPRDEIRRIRAQLQEYGQVGDANVFYWFQNRKSRSKNKQRHLQGARLQPRPSVPASPSPPPVTTKPAATAAATSSSSSSSEQTTGSDKTLLPVASMGSALTTTMRSTLPATSMNPMYLHGPGPAEFGIESFLPEGPHGYCFTGTDLMGIVGVPEQAVVAYPGLWGELMGQNQECKSGEDATKVKMQLHHLYGIGASAAGSAATATGVSTASATVTCVNASARGATAAAATFSSPICEIQALGDGGAARSTVFTNEVAFEVAAGPLNIKETFGHEAVLLDHSGHPVLTDEWGVTIHPLQHGACYYLVSFHFPSLQFNMLSRKCHEMLMFGHLQV, from the exons ATGGCCTCATCCAACAGGCACTGGCCGAGCATGTTCAAGTCCAAACCCTGCAACGCCCACCACCAGTGGCAACATGACATCAACGCATATCAACAGAGAACTCCCTATGCATCAGGTGATG GTTGCGAGGAGCGCAGCCCGGAGCCGAAGCCGAGATGGAACCCTAAGCCGGAGCAAATCCGCATCCTGGAAGCTATCTTCAACTCCGGCATGGTGAACCCACCGCGCGACGAGATTCGAAGAATCCGAGCCCAGCTACAGGAGTACGGCCAGGTCGGCGACGCCAACGTCTTTTACTGGTTCCAGAATCGCAAGTCCCGGAGCAAGAACAAACAGCGCCATCTCCAAGGCGCCCGGCTGCAGCCGCGGCCCTCTGTCCCTGCTTCTCCATCTCCACCCCCTGTAACCACCAAgcccgccgccaccgccgccgccacatCTTCGTCTTCCTCGTCTTCCGAGCAAACCACCGGGTCTGATAAAACCCTACTGCCGGTGGCTTCGATGGGTAGTGCACTGACAACTACGATGCGTTCGACGCTGCCGGCGACATCAATGAACCCAATGTACCTTCATGGTCCCGGTCCAGCAGAGTTCGGCATTGAGTCCTTTCTTCCCGAGGGCCCACATGGGTACTGCTTTACAGGGACGGACCTGATGGGGATCGTCGGTGTTCCCGAGCAAGCAGTGGTTGCCTACCCGGGACTGTGGGGTGAACTCATGGGGCAAAACCAGGAGTGCAAGAGTGGGGAGGATGCAACCAAGGTTAAGATGCAATTACACCATCTTTATGGTATTGGAGCTTCTGCTGCTGGCTCCGCTGCCACTGCTACAGGTGTTTCAACTGCTAGTGCTACTGTTACTTGTGTTAATGCTTCTGCTCGTGGTGCAACAGCTGCTGCTGCTACTTTTTCTAGCCCTATCTGTGAGATCCAAG CTTTGGGAGACGGTGGTGCAGCGAGATCAACGGTGTTCACGAACGAGGTGGCCTTCGAGGTGGCGGCCGGACCGCTAAATATTAAGGAGACTTTCGGGCACGAGGCCGTCCTCTTGGATCACTCCGGCCACCCTGTCCTCACCGACGAGTGGGGTGTCACCATCCATCCTCTCCAACATGGAGCCTGCTACTACCTGGTCTCCTTCCACTTTCCATCTCTCCAATTCAACATGTTAAGTAGAAAATGCCATGAGATGCTAATGTTTGGTCATCTTCAGGTCTAG
- the LOC103997117 gene encoding protein VACUOLELESS1 isoform X1 gives MTSVSVAGEWQLLYNRFYRKLTIYTMQWGRIDLSRHRIAAAPFGGPVAAIRDDSKIVQLYAESARRKLLIFNAAGRALASAIWDRPGGRLVGMAWTDDQVLVCVVQDGTVYRYNVHAELCAPQFSMGKECFEQGVVDCVFWGNGMVCITEGFLIFCVPDFKNPVPCRLSDPGIDEYPLCVAVIDPQYTMSGNVEVLLGVGDHVLLVEEDGVQQLGVGVGPFQKMAVSQNGKYLATFTHDGRLLVILTDFSKIIFEYTCEEGTSYNLNLENNMHVLFWRASALPPEQISWCGLDSVLLYWDERELLMVGPHGHPVSYLYDEPIRLIPECDGVRLLSNSSMEFLQRVPDSTVSIFQVGSTLPAALLYDALEHFDRCSSKADENLRLIRSSLAEAVETCIDAAGHEFDVSRQRTLLRAASYGRAFCSQFPRDHFQEMCKILRVLNAVRNHEIGIPLSIQQYKLLTAPVLIGRLINANHHLVALRISEYLNLNPEVVIMHWACAKITASPAIQDSALLEILLDKLKLCKGISYAAIAAHADNSGRRKLAAMIVDHEPHSSKQVPLLLSIEEEDSALVKAIESGDTDLVYLVLFHIWQKKPALDFFGTINARPLARDLFISYSRYYKHEFLKDFFLSTGRLQDVAFLLLKESWKLEKNPMASKGSPLHGPRIRLIEQTQKLFSETKEHNFESKAAEEHAKLLRLQHDLEVSTKQAIFVDSSISDTIRTCIVLGNHREAMRVRTEFKVSEKRWYWLKAFALATVRDWDALEKFSKEKRPPGGYKPFVEACIDADEKAEAIKYIPKLTEPRERSEAYARIGMAKEAADAASQAKDSELFGRLKLTLAQNAAASSIFDTLRDRLSFQGVY, from the exons ATGACGTCCGTCTCCGTTGCCGGGGAGTGGCAGCTCCTCTACAACCGCTTCTACCGCAAGCTAACCATCTACACGATGCAGTGGGGCCGCATCGACCTCTCCCGCCACCGTATCGCCGCTGCACCCTTTGGCGGCCCCGTCGCGGCCATCCGCGACGATTCCAAGATTGTCCAGCTCTACGCCGAGTCCGCCCGCCGCAAGCTCCTCATCTTCAACGCCGCCGGTCGCGCCCTCGCCTCCGCCATCTGGGACCGCCCAGGCGGCCGCCTTGTCGGCATGGCCTGGACCGATGATCAGGTCCTCGTCTGCGTTGTCCAGGACGGCACCGTCTACCGCTATAACGTCCACGCCGAGCTCTGCGCCCCCCAGTTCTCCATGGGGAAGGAATGTTTCGAGCAGGGCGTCGTGGATTGCGTCTTTTGGGGGAACGGCATGGTGTGCATCACCGAGGGGTTCCTGATCTTCTGCGTCCCCGACTTCAAGAATCCGGTGCCGTGCAGGCTCTCTGATCCAGGGATCGATGAGTATCCGCTGTGCGTGGCGGTGATCGATCCGCAATACACGATGTCCGGGAACGTGGAGGTGCTGCTCGGGGTGGGGGATCACGTGCTGCTGGTGGAGGAGGACGGGGTGCAGCAGCTGGGGGTCGGAGTTGGGCCTTTCCAGAAAATGGCTGTCTCTCAGAATGGGAAGTATCTCGCAACATTCACACATGATGGCCGGCTTCTGGTCATTTTGACGGATTTCtccaaaatcatctttgaatacaCCTGCGAG GAGGGGACTTCCTacaatctgaacttagagaacaaCATGCATGTTTTGTTTTGGAGGGCG TCTGCCTTACCTCCAGAACAGATATCTTGGTGCGGGTTGGACAGTGTGCTACTCTATTGGGATGAAAGAGAGCTTCTTATGGTGGGCCCTCATGGACATCCAGTGAGCTATTTGTATGATGAACCGATAAGACTCATTCCTGAGTGTGATGGAGTGAGACTTCTTTCAAATTCAAGCATGGAGTTCCTACAACGAGTTCCTGACTCTACTGTTTCTATCTTTCAAGTTGGTAGCACATTGCCAGCAGCTTTGCTATATGATGCTTTGGAGCACTTTGATAGATGCAGTTCTAAG GCTGATGAAAACTTACGATTGATCCGATCCTCTCTGGCTGAGGCAGTTGAGACTTGTATAGATGCTGCTGGGCATGAATTTGATGTTTCACGCCAACGGACACTGCTGAGAGCTGCTAGCTATGGTCGGGCCTTTTGCAG TCAGTTTCCACGAGACCATTTTCAAGAAATGTGCAAAATACTACGAGTACTAAATGCTGTTCGCAACCATGAGATTGGTATCCCCCTTAGCATTCAACAATACAAG TTGCTTACTGCACCAGTATTGATTGGGCGGTTGATCAATGCCAACCACCATCTTGTGGCTTTGCGAATTTCTGAGTACCTTAACTTAAATCCG GAGGTGGTTATAATGCACTGGGCATGTGCAAAGATAACCGCTTCACCAGCTATTCAAGACTCTGCTCTTCTGGAAATCTTGCTTGACAAG CTAAAATTATGCAAAGGCATATCTTATGCTGCGATTGCTGCTCATGCAGACAACAGTGGGCGCCGAAAGTTAGCTGCAATGATTGTTGATCATgagccacattcttccaagcag GTTCCTTTACTACTAAgcatagaagaggaggattctgccCTGGTAAAGGCAATTGAAAGTGGTGATACAGACCTTGTCTATCTTGTTCTGTTTCATATCTGGCAGAAG AAGCCGGCTTTGGATTTTTTTGGAACGATAAATGCAAGACCTTTAGCTcgtgatttatttatatcatattcAAG GTATTATAAGCATGAGTTCCTGAAGGATTTTTTTCTTTCCACAGGTCGACTCCAA GATGTTGCTTTTCTTTTGTTAAAGGAATCATGGAAGTTAGAAAAGAATCCAATGGCAAGCAAAGGATCTCCCCTCCACGGTCCACGGATAAGGCTTATTGAGCAAACTCAAAAACTTTTTTCTGAAACAAAGGAACATAACTTTGAATCAAAAGCTGCTGAAGAACATGCAAAGTTGTTAAG ACTGCAACACGACTTAGAAGTCTCCACAAAACAGGCAATATTTGTTGATTCTAGCATCAGTGATACTATACGAACATGCATTGTGCTGGGAAACCATCGAGAGGCAATGCGAGTGAGGACAGAATTCAAG GTTTCTGAGAAGCGGTGGTACTGGCTGAAAGCATTTGCGCTTGCCACAGTTAGAGACTGGGATGCACTTGAAAAATTTTCAAAGGAGAAGAGACCACCTGGCG GCTATAAACCTTTTGTGGAAGCATGTATTGATGCTGATGAGAAAGCAGAAGCCATCAAGTACATTCCAAAACTTACAGAGCCTCGGGAAAGAtcagag GCATATGCACGGATTGGCATGGCTAAGGAAGCTGCTGATGCTGCTTCTCAGGCTAAAGATAGTGAACTGTTTGGCCGGTTAAAGCTGACTCTGGCTCAAAATGCTGCTGCATCATCCATTTTCGACACCTTGAGGGATCGATTATCATTTCAAGGAGTATATTAA